ACCTTCCATTCTTTTCTTGAATTTGTTCCCGTCACCAAGGGGAGCTACATGTATATTCGCATTGTAAAAAGCTGAGCCTATACCATAGTGCAATAGAGCCTTTCCAAAATTTATCCTCCGGGACAGTGCCACACTAACTGTTTTGAAGGAGAAATCGTCAGCGCCCTCCAGATTGCGGCGGCTTACTTCAATGGACCATGGTTTGCTGTCTTCAGAATCACTGCCTGGTATCAATTCGGCAGCATAGCCCGACAGAATAATTACGTCTTCCCCCGCCATAAAGCCTGAAACCAGTCCCCCTAGCCAAAGGTTGGAAGAAACACGGTAGAGACCGGAGTAAAAAGGAAGGAAACCAGTTTTGTTCATTAGGGTATTATCATCAAAATCGACTGACACACTACCCGAGAAATTCATTGCAATCCGCCCGTGCTTTCCGTTACCGGTGAGAAGCTGGTGGCCGCTTTGAAGGAGAATCTGATGGAAGAATGGCTCTGCATTTACGGAGAATTGATCTCCTAACCACTCCCCAAGTGTGTAGTCCAGTTTTTGAGCTCGAACCCCTTGGGAAAGAACTAGCATCAGAAATGCGATTACGGACTTAGATAAGGCCGCGCTCGCTTTTTTGCACAAAAGAGATGATTTCCTGGATTTCGGGGCTTGAGGGGAAGGAATCAGCCATGGTCTTAAGAGCCTCATCACTATTTATTCCCGAGCGAAAAAGAAGCCTGTAAGCCTCTTTGATTTTCATCCTTGTGTCACCTGAAAAGCCCCTGCGTCGCAGACCGATGGCGTTAATTCCCGAAAATTTTAGCGGTTCGCCTGCAGCCATGATGTATGGCGGCACATCCTGCACGGCACGGTAACCGCCTCCAATCATTACATGGACACCAATCTTCGTAAACTGATGAACCAGTACCCCTCCCCCCAGAATGGCCCAGTCACCGATCTCCACGTGGCCACCCATATGGATAGCGTTGGCCATGATGACATTTTTGCCAATGGTGCAATCGTGTGCTACATGAACGTAAGCCATGAGATAGCTTTTGTTACCCACTGTAGTTTTGCCTAACGCTTTTGTGCCCCGGTTTACTGTAACGAACTCCCGGATGATAACATCATCACCCAAAATGGCGGTGCTCTCCTCACCCTCAAATTTCAAATCCTGCGGTATCTCTCCAATCACAGCTGAATGATAGATTTTGCATCTTTTGCCAACACGAGCACCTGATCGGAGATTCACATGGTTTCCGATCCAACAGTTTTCACCTACTTTAACATCAGCTTCGATGACAGTATAGGCGCCTATTTCCACACCATTGCCAATGGTCGCGGTGGAATCGACGACCGCGGTGGAATGAATCTTTGAAGGGACGGTTACTCCTTACGGTCGCCTATAGTTGTTATGAAGGTAGCTTCCGCAACTACCTGATCATCAACATAGGCGGTGCCCTGGAGTTTGCAGGTTCCCATTTTCAGCTTCAGAAGATCAACTTTGAAGAAGATCTGATCCCCAGGATAAACCTGACGGCGAAAACGAGATTTATCAATGCCGCTGAAATACATCAGCTTTTTCTCCGGCTCATCTGTTGTGTGCAGCAAAAGGAAACTGCCCGCTTGTGCCATTGCTTCAATGATCAGAACTCCCGGCATGACCGGCTGATTTGGGAAATGTCCCTGAAAAAACGGCTCGCTTACAGAAACATTTTTTATGGCGGTCAGTGATTCCCCCGGCTTCATTTCAAGAATCCTGTCGATTAGCAGAAAAGGATAGCGGTGCGGAAGTATCTTCTTAATAGCATTGATATCAAAAAGATAATCCGCTGATATCTGAGCGTTATATTTCTTCTGAAGTATTGTCTTTTCATATGCCTTTTTGATAGTTTTGACCATCTCCACATTCGCAGCGTGCCCCGGCCGTGCCGCAATGACATGACCTTTTATGGGCATTCCGAGGAGAGCAAGATCACCAATCACATCCAACGCCTTGTGACGAACAGGTTCATTCTCGAATCTCAGCTTAACACCGTGAAGAATACCGTTGGTACCGATTTGAATGTCTTCTTCTATGTTAAAAAGTGTCCGTAATCGATCAATTTCAGTATTGTCTATCTCTTTGTCAAGAATGACAATAGCGTTGTCCAGCCGGCCACCCTGAACCAGTCCGGCTTCTCTCAAGTCCTCAACCTCACTTAAGAAGCTGAATGTTCTCGCCGGCGCAATCTCCTTGGGGAAGTCAGCAATGGAATGTATGGTGAGATACTGAGTCCCAATCCAAGGGTATTTATAATCGATGATACATGTTAAACGATAACGATCTGAAGGAAGGACAGAAATGTCTGTCTTCTTCACTGGGTCATTGTAGGAAATCGCCTTATCGATCTCAAGATATTCTCTATCGTGCTTCTGTTCAATGATCCCTGCTTTTTGGAGAACCTCAACAAAATCCTTTGAACTGCCATCCATGACCGGCGGCTCCTTGTTGGTCAGTTCTATAAGCACATTGTCGATCTCAAGTCCCACCAGTGTCGCCAATACGTGCTCTACAGTATGGATACGAGTGCCGTTCTGAGCCAGTGTGGTACCGCGAGAAATATCAACTACATTATCGATGACGGCCTTTATTTCAGGACACCCCTCCACATCCGTTCTTACGAAACGGATGCCTGTATTTTCGGGACTGGGTTTAAAAGTGATGGTACTGTCAACCCCGGTGTGAAGACCGATACCGGAACAGGAGACAGATTTTTTTATGGTCCTTTGTTTAACCATTTTTCTCAAGCTGGGCTAATCGTTTTCCCAAATCCTTTACCTGTTCTGCCATTTCCGGTAATCTGCTTAACAGTGCATCCTGCCTATTTTTTTCAGATATTTTTCGGGCTGGCATACCGGCATAAGTTTCATTACCAGGAAGTGATTTGGTAACCCCACTTTTGGCCGCAAGCTGGGCATGACTACCAACCTCCAAATGGCCGGCGACGCTAGCTTTACCCCCAAAAGCTACATAGTCACCTATTATCGAACTACCCGCTACAGCAGTCTGTGCTGTGAGCAGACACCCTTTACCAATTTTTACATTGTGAGCAATATGCACAAGGTTGTCTAGCTTAGAGCCTTCACCGATTATAGTATTGCCTATGGTGCCCCTATCGATGGTACAGTTTCCACCAATTTCTACATTATCCCCGATTTCAACGCCTCCGATTTGTGGAATCTTCAAATGAACACCACCTTCTGTGGCAAATCCATAACCGTCACATCCGATAACCGTTCCACTATGAATCAGGACGTCTGCCCCAATCTTACACCTCTCATAGATAGCGACCAAAGATTTCAGCTCACTGCCTCCGGCTATGGACGAACCGGTCCCAACCGTGCACTGGGAACCTATCAGAACATCATCGCCTATCTGAACATTCTGTTCAATGACAGTAAACGGCCCGATACCCACATTCTTTCCTATGATAGCCAAATCGTCAATCATTGCCGTCTCGTGAATACCGGAAGTATTGTCCCCTTTGGGAGCAAAATGATCCAAAATCTTAGAAAAAGCAACGGTAGGATTGTCAGAAAGTATCCCGTTCATATTGTCCAATTTATCATCTTTTCCCGTGAGGACGGCTGATGCTTCAGTTGTCTTCAGATATTGCCTGTATTTTGAAAGGTTAAGAAAAGTGATAGTACCAGAAACCCCATTCTTTACTTCGGAAACACCGGTAATTTCAAGGTCAGGGTCCCCCACCAGCTCCCCATCGACCAGCAAAGATAATTCTTTGAGCTTGGTCAAGGATTGTTATTTGATTCTTCATCACTAATCTTGCGGAGTTCGTAGAGAACGTCATCAGTGAGATTGTGTGTCGGCTTTCCATAAAGAAGGCTGACCGAATCAAGGATGTAGTCAAATCCTTTGTCAATTGCCACCTTGTTAACTGCTCTCTGAACCTTCTGAATGATCTCAGTCTCCAGCTGTAGTTGCCGCCTGTAGAGCTCACCCTCCGGACCAACTTTTTGTGTCTGGAAATCTTTGACCTGTTGCTCCAGCAACAAAATTTCATTCTCCTTCTCTCTCCGCCGGTCA
The window above is part of the Candidatus Neomarinimicrobiota bacterium genome. Proteins encoded here:
- the lpxA gene encoding acyl-ACP--UDP-N-acetylglucosamine O-acyltransferase — translated: MHSTAVVDSTATIGNGVEIGAYTVIEADVKVGENCWIGNHVNLRSGARVGKRCKIYHSAVIGEIPQDLKFEGEESTAILGDDVIIREFVTVNRGTKALGKTTVGNKSYLMAYVHVAHDCTIGKNVIMANAIHMGGHVEIGDWAILGGGVLVHQFTKIGVHVMIGGGYRAVQDVPPYIMAAGEPLKFSGINAIGLRRRGFSGDTRMKIKEAYRLLFRSGINSDEALKTMADSFPSSPEIQEIISFVQKSERGLI
- a CDS encoding bifunctional UDP-3-O-[3-hydroxymyristoyl] N-acetylglucosamine deacetylase/3-hydroxyacyl-ACP dehydratase: MVKQRTIKKSVSCSGIGLHTGVDSTITFKPSPENTGIRFVRTDVEGCPEIKAVIDNVVDISRGTTLAQNGTRIHTVEHVLATLVGLEIDNVLIELTNKEPPVMDGSSKDFVEVLQKAGIIEQKHDREYLEIDKAISYNDPVKKTDISVLPSDRYRLTCIIDYKYPWIGTQYLTIHSIADFPKEIAPARTFSFLSEVEDLREAGLVQGGRLDNAIVILDKEIDNTEIDRLRTLFNIEEDIQIGTNGILHGVKLRFENEPVRHKALDVIGDLALLGMPIKGHVIAARPGHAANVEMVKTIKKAYEKTILQKKYNAQISADYLFDINAIKKILPHRYPFLLIDRILEMKPGESLTAIKNVSVSEPFFQGHFPNQPVMPGVLIIEAMAQAGSFLLLHTTDEPEKKLMYFSGIDKSRFRRQVYPGDQIFFKVDLLKLKMGTCKLQGTAYVDDQVVAEATFITTIGDRKE
- the lpxD gene encoding UDP-3-O-(3-hydroxymyristoyl)glucosamine N-acyltransferase, with amino-acid sequence MTKLKELSLLVDGELVGDPDLEITGVSEVKNGVSGTITFLNLSKYRQYLKTTEASAVLTGKDDKLDNMNGILSDNPTVAFSKILDHFAPKGDNTSGIHETAMIDDLAIIGKNVGIGPFTVIEQNVQIGDDVLIGSQCTVGTGSSIAGGSELKSLVAIYERCKIGADVLIHSGTVIGCDGYGFATEGGVHLKIPQIGGVEIGDNVEIGGNCTIDRGTIGNTIIGEGSKLDNLVHIAHNVKIGKGCLLTAQTAVAGSSIIGDYVAFGGKASVAGHLEVGSHAQLAAKSGVTKSLPGNETYAGMPARKISEKNRQDALLSRLPEMAEQVKDLGKRLAQLEKNG
- a CDS encoding OmpH family outer membrane protein, encoding MEVNVKSLKRLFAGGILFLFPAVMFAQLQVGFVQSERIRGEYDEFKEAESQLQLEYRKVQFEFQTMTARLDSLKTSYETQRLMSSPDRRREKENEILLLEQQVKDFQTQKVGPEGELYRRQLQLETEIIQKVQRAVNKVAIDKGFDYILDSVSLLYGKPTHNLTDDVLYELRKISDEESNNNP